In a single window of the Nymphalis io chromosome 20, ilAglIoxx1.1, whole genome shotgun sequence genome:
- the LOC126776296 gene encoding phosphatidylinositol 4-kinase type 2-beta isoform X2, whose amino-acid sequence MEFPFLCNDPQFTELVWQAEVAIDNGIFPERIYQGSSGSYFVKNPGGKIVGVFKPKDEEPYGRLNPKWTKWMHKLCCPCCFGRSCLIPNQGYLSEAGASLVDAKIGLRIVPKTKVVKLVSETFNYLRIDRERSRLKRAITEQFPNLRFNRMGLPPKMGSFQVFVEGYKDADYWLRRFEQEPPSERIMDKFQLQFERLVVLDYIIRNTDRGNDNWLIKYDAPASRAMTDPSEWSGEPEVRIAAIDNGLAFPFKHPDSWRAYPYHWAWLPQAKRPFSQETKQLVLPLLSDMSFVQELCDELHVLFKQDKGFDRSLFERQMSVMRGQVLNLTQALKDGKSPVQLVQMPAVVVERSKGGSTSSRFFDSFQQRFQHKSPFFSWW is encoded by the exons ATGGAGTTTCCATTTTTGTGTA ATGACCCACAGTTCACGGAGCTCGTGTGGCAGGCGGAGGTGGCCATTGACAATGGGATATTCCCGGAGCGGATATACCAGGGCTCGAGCGGTTCATATTTTGTCAAGAATCCAGGAGGG AAAATCGTCGGCGTATTCAAACCTAAAGACGAGGAGCCGTACGGGCGCCTCAACCCGAAGTGGACGAAGTGGATGCACAAGCTGTGCTGCCCGTGCTGCTTCGGGCGCTCGTGTCTCATCCCCAACCAGGGCTACCTGTCCGAGGCGGGCGCCAGCCTCGTCGACGCCAAGATCGGCCTACGGATAGTTCCCAAGACTAAG GTGGTGAAGCTGGTGTCGGAGACGTTCAACTACCTGCGCATCGACCGCGAGCGCTCCCGCCTTAAGCGCGCCATCACCGAGCAGTTCCCCAACTTGCGCTTCAACCGCATGGGCCTACCGCCCAAG ATGGGCTCGTTCCAGGTGTTCGTGGAGGGGTACAAGGACGCGGACTACTGGCTGCGGCGCTTCGAGCAGGAACCGCCCTCGGAAAGGATCATGGACAA GTTCCAGCTGCAGTTCGAGCGGCTGGTGGTGCTGGACTACATCATCCGCAACACTGACCGCGGAAACGACAACTGGCTCATCAAGTACGACGCACCCGCCAGCCGCGCCATGACCGACCCCTCC GAGTGGTCGGGCGAGCCCGAGGTGCGCATCGCGGCGATCGACAACGGGCTAGCCTTCCCCTTCAAGCACCCCGACTCCTGGCGCGCCTACCCCTACCACTGGGCCTGGCTGCCGCAGGCCAAGCGCCCCTTCAGCCAGGAGACCAAGCAGCTGGTGTTGCCGCTGCTGTCCGACATGAGCTTCGTGCAGGAGCTGTGCGACGAGCTGCACGTGCTGTTCAAGCAGGACAAGGGCTTCGACCGAAGCCTGTTCGAGCGCCAGATGTCCGTCATGCGCGGACAGGTGCTGAACCTCACGCAGGCGCTCAAAGACGGCAAGAGCCCCGTGCAGCTCGTGCAGATGCCGGCCGTCGTCGTGGAGAG GTCCAAGGGCGGCAGCACGTCGTCGCGGTTCTTCGACTCGTTCCAGCAGCGCTTCCAGCACAAGTCGCCCTTCTTCTCCTGGTGGTGA
- the LOC126776461 gene encoding uncharacterized protein LOC126776461 gives MNKSHEIKRENISRQEKILRDFFNSYNGKIRRPREFDKKLKERDNITESKSTIDPKVVLVKKPIPKFTDTESSEEDYQIKMKYPVKYSDSMEHEDDDFNLDDYDFDIHHDDFAGRGKPLEPRTKIKLIERRSQLEEGDARPKSQLNQNKLIMPRKVSQVSNKVARKAVHLIKIDDYDDVSTSTEAPRKKSRTSDDDMSSENEDTKEYESQGSVRTVRSLLSYSNYIDKLNEKSTALVSKILGYLPIFPQVPPKN, from the coding sequence atgaataaatcacACGAGATCAAGAGAGAAAATATATCTAGGCAAGAGAAAATTCttcgtgatttttttaattcttataacgGCAAAATTCGGAGGCCGCGAGAATTCGACAAGAAGTTAAAGGAGCGTGATAATATTACCGAATCGAAATCGACAATTGATCCAAAAGTAGTGCTTGTAAAGAAGCCCATACCTAAGTTTACTGATACTGAGAGTAGTGAAGAggattatcaaataaaaatgaaatatcccGTTAAATATTCAGATTCCATGGAACACGAAGATGACGATTTTAACCTTGATGATTACGACTTTGATATTCATCATGATGACTTTGCTGGGAGAGGCAAGCCTTTAGAACCGAGAACGAAAATAAAGTTGATTGAGAGACGTTCACAACTAGAAGAAGGCGACGCAAGACCTAAGTCCCAATTAAATCAGAATAAACTAATTATGCCACGAAAAGTTAGCCAGGTCTCCAACAAAGTTGCTCGAAAAGCCGTTCACTTGATAAAAATTGATGATTATGATGATGTTTCAACTAGTACTGAAGCACCTCGAAAGAAGAGTAGAACCAGTGATGATGACATGAGTAGCGAGAACGAAGACACTAAGGAATACGAAAGTCAGGGCTCAGTGCGCACAGTGAGATCACTTTTGTCTTACAGTAACTATATCGATAAGCTTAATGAAAAATCAACCGCCTTGGTGTCGAAAATATTAGGCTATCTCCCGATATTCCCCCAAGTACCTCCAAAAAACTAG
- the LOC126776594 gene encoding histidine-rich protein PFHRP-II-like — protein MNTAISLLCVVACVSAIQIGYVAPATSYIYRSDNDGPASLIHVGAHGYQQPQAFAPPLPIGQPLKAVEAYDLAPIPLPYVAAKPIIIEDAEDDDESSDEGSEESSEEELAGHSIGHEAGGGSAYGEEHHAAKGEKGTKGYHSQDHHAKGVAGKYGKEHKEGYFQEAKGEKGEHHDEADAHGKHHEAGESYKGGDHGHKKHFSKGEEVTGYHKVFHKDEFKKDHDFYDVADNSGNFKKHGSQDAHHGSEAGGHKKGGHSDSGFNKGGFGKSGFHAKGVVDEADEGHSAEEGADSHYKHHEDYGKKAGGSQEKEYAFGGADGDYEEDDKHDDEE, from the coding sequence ATGAACACAGCAATCAGCCTACTATGTGTGGTGGCCTGTGTGTCGGCCATCCAGATCGGATACGTCGCTCCAGCCACGAGCTATATTTACCGAAGCGATAATGACGGTCCGGCCAGCCTCATCCATGTTGGAGCGCATGGCTACCAGCAGCCACAAGCATTTGCGCCTCCTTTACCTATCGGCCAACCATTGAAAGCGGTCGAGGCCTACGACTTGGCGCCGATCCCGTTGCCATATGTAGCCGCTAAGCCCATCATTATAGAAGATGCAGAAGATGATGACGAGAGCTCTGATGAGGGGTCTGAAGAAAGCAGCGAGGAGGAACTAGCCGGGCATAGCATCGGTCATGAAGCTGGTGGTGGCAGTGCTTATGGTGAAGAACATCATGCTGCCAAAGGCGAAAAAGGTACCAAGGGTTATCACAGCCAAGATCATCATGCCAAAGGAGTAGCTGGCAAGTACGGCAAGGAGCATAAGGAAGGTTACTTCCAGGAAGCTAAAGGAGAAAAGGGCGAGCACCATGACGAAGCAGACGCTCATGGAAAACATCACGAAGCCGGAGAGAGTTACAAAGGAGGAGATCATGGTCATAAGAAACATTTCAGCAAGGGTGAAGAAGTCACCGGTTACCACAAGGTGTTCCATAAGGATGAGTTTAAGAAAGACCACGACTTCTACGATGTAGCTGACAACAGTGGTAACTTCAAGAAGCACGGTTCCCAAGACGCTCATCACGGATCCGAAGCTGGCGGTCATAAGAAAGGAGGTCACAGCGACTCGGGCTTTAACAAGGGCGGTTTCGGTAAATCTGGATTCCATGCTAAGGGTGTAGTGGACGAAGCGGATGAAGGACATTCCGCTGAGGAAGGCGCAGACAGTCATTACAAGCACCATGAGGACTACGGGAAAAAGGCGGGTGGCAGCCAGGAGAAGGAATATGCATTTGGTGGAGCTGATGGTGATTACGAAGAAGACGACAAGCACGATGACGAAGAATGA
- the LOC126776462 gene encoding probable serine/threonine-protein kinase clkA, producing MRRIFILLCLITRACFEIQTVQHFYISRKTRPNLPPVKAGYVYTQVNDEPVKFSSFYNKINDRSKTKADDEIDSSLKLDENKIKEKCTACDVSTYNNKSKGPPQSRKDIHDSMSERAENLYEASSNIETNQYFHPDDVNQDFHTDDEDIRTDSRNYYGWPYFYHSLYEYEPMNVNIEYEKAKDKRFISPGVDKIIPVYENVEEDVPDTQKYSGYNDMNIFTTDNPNYGNQPFFSYVLNDYFDHTYDDDPLHFKGVPWEHKIPFKDIYDSSKRVRRLNDNKPEYRSDFSHGRDTLQETSNGKNYDSDHESESNENGKDNKYSYTGDYKENDHNYRGFKDFADAFTNRFGSEDHNKVAKYSIKNNTNKGGKKKGFRKVYHKDEYQEHDEFFDDNNNSFNKEENGESKVRVGGSDALLRSQAAAALGNNQNKLNKAENIVNHNFDEKRAEKQRHKGIENNYNQYRDLVKNAAFSNNADYFNI from the coding sequence ATGAGACGCATATTCATCTTATTGTGTTTGATAACGCGCGCGTGCTTCGAGATACAAACAgttcaacatttttatatttcacgtAAAACAAGACCAAATTTACCACCAGTTAAAGCTGGTTACGTTTACACTCAAGTTAATGACGAACCGGTTAAGTTTTCTtcgttctataataaaataaacgatcgATCGAAGACGAAAGCAGATGATGAAATTGACagttcattgaaattagatgaaaataaaattaaagaaaagtgCACGGCGTGCGACGTTAgtacatataacaataaaagtaaagGACCTCCACAATCAAGAAAAGATATACACGATTCCATGTCTGAAAGAGCTGAGAATCTATACGAAGCTTCGAGTAATATCGAAACAAACCAATACTTTCATCCTGATGATGTAAACCAAGACTTCCATACTGACGATGAAGATATCAGAACGGATTCCAGAAACTATTATGGCTGGCCTTACTTTTACCACAGTCTCTACGAATATGAGCCAATGAATGTTAACATTGAATACGAAAAGGCAAAAGATAAACGTTTCATATCTCCGGGAGTTGATAAAATTATTCCCGTCTATGAGAATGTGGAAGAAGACGTACCTGATACTCAAAAGTATTCTGGTTATAATGATATGAACATTTTCACTACTGATAATCCTAATTATGGAAACCAGCCGTTTTTCTCATACGTTCTTAATGATTACTTCGATCACACATATGATGATGATCCATTGCATTTCAAAGGAGTTCCATGGGAACATAAGATAccatttaaagacatttatgaTTCTTCTAAGCGTGTAAGACGTCTTAACGACAACAAACCAGAATATCGTTCAGATTTTTCACATGGTCGTGACACATTACAAGAAACGAGTAACGGAAAAAACTACGATAGCGATCATGAATCAGAAAGTAATGAAAATGGTAAAGATAACAAATACAGCTATACTGGAGACTACAAGGAAAATGATCATAACTATAGAGGGTTTAAAGATTTCGCTGATGCCTTTACGAACAGATTTGGATCAGAAGATCACAACAAAGTTGCTaagtattctattaaaaataacaccAATAAAGGTGGAAAAAAGAAAGGATTTCGAAAAGTTTACCATAAAGATGAATATCAAGAACACGATGAGTTCTTTGACGAtaacaataatagttttaataaagaaGAAAACGGTGAATCTAAAGTACGTGTTGGTGGGTCGGATGCTCTTTTACGCTCACAAGCGGCAGCGGCGTTaggaaataatcaaaataaactaaacaaagCAGAAAATATTGTAAACCACAATTTTGACGAGAAACGTGCCGAGAAACAACGGCATAAAGGGATTGAGAATAATTATAACCAGTATAGAGATTTAGTTAAAAATGCCGCCTTTAGTAACAACGCcgattatttcaatatttaa
- the LOC126776279 gene encoding uncharacterized protein LOC126776279, with protein MLSRLALILVVAACGSCMEMRETVERMVMVRTTGSDLQPAASGYIYKKKNDGKESVIEMGESEIMEQLAKLYEQPKSEERIIPVKEKQEDHVDGIADDDYKKIFDEYTSHYGDSKAYDDYLRSLSHFGDGLYSGYEGDNKHDDEGFKGYNKKQRYGDGKAGDYHNEKYESYAYSGSDRKGDETKVHEKHNGHNQNEEDGKKSSLDKADAHGFYKVFDKDDNQRQKDHQIYDNKDKIGFHKFANGHKYHGEQDRGYDKDGSHESRHEVDFGRSGHHDEGSGTEADSDHSSEEKKSSSEKHGDYGSKVGQIASRGYGFKIKH; from the exons ATGCTGAGTCGCCTTGCTCTTATACTAGTTGTCGCCGCTTGCGGCTCCTGCATGGAAATGCGGGAGACCGTTGAACGCATGGTGATGGTCCGCACTACCGGATCTGACCTTCAACCTGCCGCCTCAGGCTAcatatacaaaaagaaaaacgaTGGAAAAGAAAGTGTAATCGAAATGGGTGAAAGTGAAATCATGGAACAATTAGCTAAGCTTTACGAACAACCGAAA AGTGAAGAACGTATAATTCCTGTAAAAGAGAAACAGGAAGATCACGTTGACGGTATAGCTGATGACGATTACAAGAAGATCTTTGATGAATATACTTCGCATTATGGTGACAGTAAAGCCTATGACGATTACCTACGTAGTTTGAGTCATTTTGGTGATGGACTATATAGTGGATACGAAGGAGATAATAAACATGATGACGAAGGATTTAaaggatataataaaaaacagcgCTATGGAGACGGTAAAGCTGGAGACTATCACAACGAAAAATATGAAAGTTATGCCTATTCAGGCAGTGATCGTAAGGGAGACGAAACCAAAGTTCATGAAAAACACAACGGACATAATCAAAACGAAGAGGATGGAAAGAAATCTTCTCTCGACAAGGCAGATGCCCACGGATTTTATAAAGTCTTCGATAAAGATGACAACCAACGCCAAAAAGACCATCAGATTTATGACAACAAAGACAAAATCGGTTTCCATAAATTTGCAAACGGACATAAATATCACGGAGAACAAGACAGAGGATATGATAAAGATGGTTCTCACGAATCAAGACATGAAGTCGACTTTGGAAGAAGCGGGCACCATGATGAAGGTTCAGGAACAGAAGCAGATTCTGACCATTCCtcagaagaaaaaaaatcatctagTGAAAAACATGGAGATTATGGATCAAAGGTCGGACAGATTGCAAGCCGAGGCTACGGCTTCAAGATTAAGCATTGA
- the LOC126776296 gene encoding phosphatidylinositol 4-kinase type 2-beta isoform X1, with protein MSTEETLLNLDFDKPNTAITPPDDGVLSLSSSAEDICLVPEVGFEGNVDSPGVNRESQPLLGGRGDLDVSFNHFPDDPQFTELVWQAEVAIDNGIFPERIYQGSSGSYFVKNPGGKIVGVFKPKDEEPYGRLNPKWTKWMHKLCCPCCFGRSCLIPNQGYLSEAGASLVDAKIGLRIVPKTKVVKLVSETFNYLRIDRERSRLKRAITEQFPNLRFNRMGLPPKMGSFQVFVEGYKDADYWLRRFEQEPPSERIMDKFQLQFERLVVLDYIIRNTDRGNDNWLIKYDAPASRAMTDPSEWSGEPEVRIAAIDNGLAFPFKHPDSWRAYPYHWAWLPQAKRPFSQETKQLVLPLLSDMSFVQELCDELHVLFKQDKGFDRSLFERQMSVMRGQVLNLTQALKDGKSPVQLVQMPAVVVERSKGGSTSSRFFDSFQQRFQHKSPFFSWW; from the exons ATGAGTACGGAAGAGACTCTGTTGAATCTCGATTTCGACAAGCCCAACACAGCAATTACGCCTCCCGATGACGGCGTGCTATCTCTGTCCAGTAGTGCCGAGGACATTTGTTTAGTGCCAGAGGTCGGATTCGAAGGAAACGTGGATTCTCCTGGTGTGAATCGGGAGTCGCAGCCGCTCCTCGGCGGCCGCGGCGACCTAGATGTCTCCTTTAATCATTTTCCAg ATGACCCACAGTTCACGGAGCTCGTGTGGCAGGCGGAGGTGGCCATTGACAATGGGATATTCCCGGAGCGGATATACCAGGGCTCGAGCGGTTCATATTTTGTCAAGAATCCAGGAGGG AAAATCGTCGGCGTATTCAAACCTAAAGACGAGGAGCCGTACGGGCGCCTCAACCCGAAGTGGACGAAGTGGATGCACAAGCTGTGCTGCCCGTGCTGCTTCGGGCGCTCGTGTCTCATCCCCAACCAGGGCTACCTGTCCGAGGCGGGCGCCAGCCTCGTCGACGCCAAGATCGGCCTACGGATAGTTCCCAAGACTAAG GTGGTGAAGCTGGTGTCGGAGACGTTCAACTACCTGCGCATCGACCGCGAGCGCTCCCGCCTTAAGCGCGCCATCACCGAGCAGTTCCCCAACTTGCGCTTCAACCGCATGGGCCTACCGCCCAAG ATGGGCTCGTTCCAGGTGTTCGTGGAGGGGTACAAGGACGCGGACTACTGGCTGCGGCGCTTCGAGCAGGAACCGCCCTCGGAAAGGATCATGGACAA GTTCCAGCTGCAGTTCGAGCGGCTGGTGGTGCTGGACTACATCATCCGCAACACTGACCGCGGAAACGACAACTGGCTCATCAAGTACGACGCACCCGCCAGCCGCGCCATGACCGACCCCTCC GAGTGGTCGGGCGAGCCCGAGGTGCGCATCGCGGCGATCGACAACGGGCTAGCCTTCCCCTTCAAGCACCCCGACTCCTGGCGCGCCTACCCCTACCACTGGGCCTGGCTGCCGCAGGCCAAGCGCCCCTTCAGCCAGGAGACCAAGCAGCTGGTGTTGCCGCTGCTGTCCGACATGAGCTTCGTGCAGGAGCTGTGCGACGAGCTGCACGTGCTGTTCAAGCAGGACAAGGGCTTCGACCGAAGCCTGTTCGAGCGCCAGATGTCCGTCATGCGCGGACAGGTGCTGAACCTCACGCAGGCGCTCAAAGACGGCAAGAGCCCCGTGCAGCTCGTGCAGATGCCGGCCGTCGTCGTGGAGAG GTCCAAGGGCGGCAGCACGTCGTCGCGGTTCTTCGACTCGTTCCAGCAGCGCTTCCAGCACAAGTCGCCCTTCTTCTCCTGGTGGTGA
- the LOC126776295 gene encoding uncharacterized protein LOC126776295, whose amino-acid sequence MGIIYNIIYSSALISLLLINYIYCSEAVPLTNIYSSFPEFGDTIKHYERPILDSETDAVLSGRKSFGVAMSPPFVNKDDINSNSQKAYSCSIMSCLNDNDTTVVCACNYNTGNVVTFKNSCDVKKHNCRFNTDFNIILNDVCPWEFQSRRHNKEFEIDYTNPKYYN is encoded by the exons Atgggtattatatataatattatatatagcagtg CGTTAATATCActcctattaataaattatatttactgctCAGAAGCAGTACCTCtcacaaatatttatagttcaTTCCCAGAATTTGGAGACACTATCAAACATTATGAGCGACCTATACTAGATTCAGAAACCGATGCTGTTCTGAGTGGACGAAAAAGCTTTGGTGTCGCAATGTCCCCGCCATTTGTAAATAAAGATGACATAAATAGTAATTCACAAAAGGCTTACAGTTGTTCCATAATGTCGTGCCTGAATGATAACGATACAACAGTTGTTTGTGCCTGCAATTATAATACAGGCAACGTTGTAACGTTCAAAAATAGTTGCgatgtaaaaaaacataattgcaGATTTAATACAG attttaatataatcttaaatgaTGTATGCCCCTGGGAATTTCAATCTCGGCGTCATAACAAAGAATTTGAAATTGATTACACTAACcctaagtattataattaa